The DNA sequence CATTCATTTGGACAGGGTTTCACTTTGTTTGTCCAGAAGTGGTCAGCTCCTACATCAGACAATAAGTCAGACAATAATCTGTCTGTTTCTATTGAGACAATGTTGTTTTCCGTGCATAagacacatttacattaacaaaaaaaatagACTTCAATCCtgagcttatatatatatatatatatatatatatatatatatatatatatatatatatatatatatatatatatatatatatatatatatatatatatatatatgtgcataAATTTGTGCAGCATGTCACAACACTAGTTCACCAACCTCTAACAGGCTCCTGCTAATATCTATGAAAGCCACTGACAGTAAAGTGTTACTGGGCAATAGGCATGTTATCTTGTGGTCAGATCCTTACCACATTAGTGGTTTAGATcattccatgtgtgtgtgtgtgtgtgtgtgtgtgtgtgtgtgtgtgtgtgtgtgtgtgtgtgtgtgtgtgtgcctgcacatGCAGTCATCAGTAATAAAACATAAGATCTTGGAAATAGCTTAAGGTCTACAGACATAAGGAGGCCTTTGTCAAAGCAAATGAAAACAACCAATGACCTATGTCTGTCATGGTCAGATATAAATTGTTTTATATCtgtgttttatcattttttCCCCCATTCCTTGTTTGATACAAGGGCCCTTTTGGAGTACCGAGACTACCCTACTAAGCAACCAGTAGCAAGGTCAGTAGACAGTAGATGTAACAGCCCTCTGGTCTAAAAGCTGTTTTTCTACAATGCCCCAGATTCATCTACAGTTGTGAGACCCCTAATCTCTAAGCTTCTTGCTGTCTTCCATAATCTAAGAATCTCATTTCAGTCCTTACTTCCTAACATAAATCATGTTTGCTTTTCCTCGACATCTTCCTCAAACCTAAACAGACCTGCAAAAGCAATCAGCATGGAGTACTCCACCCTTATTAATGTTACACAGCGCAGCATGAAATAGATGTGGACGGTAAACCTGTGGAGTCTTCACTGCACAAAGTCCCTAGACACAGAGTGCAGCTGCCGCTTGCCGCTTGCACACCGGCTTATGCAGAAAAAGCTTTGGGGCAAGAAAATGGCATTGGTGCAAAATATGGACCCAGCCTTATTGGCACCCTGCCTTATTGGCATCCAGCCTTGGAAGAGGGAGTGCTGTACAATAATGAGAACAGTACCTTCCTGGAAGGCTAGTGTTCACAGAGCAGCTCTTGGGGCCAACCACACATTGGCCCTATAAGCACACCGTTACATCCAGCTCCAACACAATCTCTCCAGTCACTATCAACAAGATGGCTTTAATAAAGGAACTACAAACTGATAATGGTTAAAAgaggtgaaaaaaaaatcaccaaaCTCCTTGGACATTTCCACAAGTTAGACAGGAGACAAAACAGGACGTTTCTCTGCAACCGAAGAGTTATTGAGCAGTCAGCCTGTAAAGGCCACAGATGCAGACACCCAGGGGACAACTCGACACTCAGAAGCAGAGCAGACCAAGGGATGCTCAAACTTTTCTCCCATGTGCATAGAGACCCTGTCATGTGACAGAACGCAAGCAAGGCATACTGAGGTTGTTGGTAGTCATGAGAATACATCAAAAAACAGCTTCCATGCACAGACATGACATTTTAAATTTAGCATGGCTTGAGTCTCAAAATATGCCTAAAAACCTTTAAAGGCATACATGGTTGGTCCAGGCTGAGTTAGTTACCTGTCCTCCATTAAAAATACAACAGGAGGATGCATGAACATGACTTCTAATTCATTTCCATTGGTTTTATTAGTTcatgtttttttcttgtttgtttgtttgtttttgttttccagACCAAGACCAGATGGCTGCAAAGAGTTGATTTTCACATGAGTATGTGAGAGACAACATCACAGTCCTCTCTGTCAGATCCTCTTAGTGGTTACCTTCACCAGCCTTCTGACCATGGGCACCAGCCTCTCACACCAGTTACCAGTTCAGAATTATCTATGTTCTCTGCACAGTCTTGCCACTACTGCTGTGAGCAATGTTGGAAGCAGTGGTTTTGTGGTTTGTCAAATTTGTGCCTTTCTAGATTTAGATTCTTTGGATGGGTGTTGGAATTTATTGTTAATCTACCGTTAGTCTGCATCTtgatttttgttgtttgtgGATTACGGACTTGTTTTTTTATATCTGTCTGTATTTACCAAACCAACTAATCATCGGTGGTATACTGTAACACTTTTGATAGTTTTTTTATAGTTTGATAGTTTTATGAATGTTTTTAAAGGTTTAAAACTGTATCAGATTTATGAAGATACAGTCAAACTTAAGCATCTTACATGCAATCTTATTTTAAGGAATTAATGAGGAACACTGTCATTACTTTCCATGGGGTCCATAGGGTTTTACTGACATTAGAAATTTCACAAAAACCTCTGAAAAATCTTTTTAAGAGTCACAGATGAAACATTGCATAAAACATTCCAGTTATAAATGATTCAACTTCTTTCAGCCAGTTCAAAAGATGAACGCTTTATGGGTTCTTAATGCTGTTTGGAATGGCAGGTTTGTTTTTGATTTCAGGTTATCCTAGGAATACACAAGTGCCTCTAAAAATAGCCAGTATTTCATGAGAGCAGTAGAGAGCACAAGAGAGAGAATTTGGTCTGTAATGAGGTCCAGATGCCTTACCTTCACTGGTAGCTACATTCCTGGGAGCTATGATAGGTGGATGATCTGTGCTGGAGCTCAAGTCGGAGGAAACGCTAGAGCTTCCTTTACCTGTGTGAAAAAAACAGAGTTGGACATGGTCGTGGTATAATACCTGTTTGTTTAGGTAGTAGCATGTGCATTTTTACGAGTGTGTTGGGACTGCTGCCTGGGCACACCAGTGTGGTAGCTAGTGTTTAGTGTCAGGTCAGGGAGAAGGCTGAGCATTCCCACTGCAAGTCAATATTATAACAGATGCAGTAAAAATGTAATCATATAACCAAAGCCAGACATTTGCCGAATAATTACCAGTGTTGTGGAAATGCAATTTATTTCTATTCCCAACTTGAGGTTTGAGGTTTTCATGATTAAGAATTTTTAGGAAAATTCAGTAGTTAGTGCTCATAGGGACTGAAGCAGAACAAAATTTAATCCCCATTGGTTTATGTGTTCCGCCAGTGAAAGACCGTCCATTATCCTCCACTGGAACAATACCTGGAAGAAACTGCTTTACTTTATCACTGCCAGAATTTTCAGCTATATGATACCACATGACTGCATTGCTAGTGACATATTTAGACATCTTAGGCcagtgaggaaaaaaaaaacttataaaTAGAATACAACATCATTCTCAGCACTACAATTTACTTCAGTTGATTAATTATACCAGCAAAAACCCAGAGAAACCTAAACTATTCATTTACAGCTGAAAGGGTACATGAAGTACACTGAGACAAAAGACTATGACATTAACATCCTGGCACAGAAATGTACATCGAAACAGCATAAACCAAAATGTCATAACTAAATAGAAAATGTTAGAGTTAACTAAAAGATGTCCAGTGTTCAGGAAGCTAGGCTTCcaaatgtaaaaaaacacattcaagtTTATTCAGCTTTTTCAGCTGACCATGACACTTTTCATGGTGCTCACAAAATAATCTGTGTATCCTTATTCACATGACATGACATTATATGACCAAGTTTTGTAGTGATATTTGTTATCATTTGCTAAGGTCCCTCACCAGAACTAATCATGTGGCTTAGTTCTGGTTTGGATGCAATTTTAATGCTACTTTATCATCTGTTGAGTCATAAAACCAAAAGAGATTTTTGAGATTATTTTTAAGCATTTGCCATGTAAACAAGTCCTTCTTGTGTGTatactggacacacacacacaaacacactcacagcatACAAATATATCATATAATTGTTGCAAAATGTAATATGAAACACCCACCCACTAGGGCCTACCATTAGCACTGTTGAGTGGTGATGCTTTAAACAAGCATCAGCATAAACAGCACTGTGTAGATTCAGGAAAGACCCCTTTAACACCTCATTCAGAATGACTAAGCCCCACGCTAACTAAACTCATTCATTCCCCCATTCTCTCCTTTCCTAAACCAACCAGTGCATTAATGTGGTTAACATGAGACAGGTCCCTTTCGTCATTACCATTCTGACCACATGTTGTGGTGACATCACTGAGCCAGCACATCTGCTTCCAGTTCCACATCAGGTCCTGGAATGTGACTCACACAGCAAGTGGACACAACTGGCCACAATGTGAAATGGCATTAATTAGGGGCAAATACGACTCGTATTATTTTGTTGCTATGCAAGGCTTCTGAGCAGCTCTGAAGTTGGAACAGTGTCAAACTGGCTGCCGAAATTTACATTTTCTTATTATTGCACTGTTGCCTAAGGATACACAACAGTTTATTTCCTTGGAATTAGTAACTAAAACCACAAAAGTCTGATGACTTTGTCTCAAACAAAGTTACCACTCATGTGCCTAATGCTAGGGTCTCCAGTGTATGCTGAGTATAAAACCCCTAAATAGTAATAAATCACACATAGGAGTCAGtgtatgaatgtgaggtgtCGATCGTTTGTTGGACATGGTTCACAGCAGCTTCAACATTTGAGCAGTCTTCCATCTGAGCGATACTTGATGATGTAGACCAATTGATCATTCTTTTAATGGTTTTCCTGGTTGACTACCAGCAGTTTTCACTGGAGACACTGGACAGAGTGAAATGCAGTTATAAAATGTGCTGGTTCTCCATTCCATCCATTACATATCCAAAACCATGTGAGAGAAGGAGTGAATGTGTCTCACGTTGACAATGCTTGGGTTACATCATATCACAATCACATCAAATCACGTGGCAGGTTAAACAGACTTTTTAAAGCAATGGGACTGAAAAGCTCTGCCCAGGATTCTGCCCAGGGTTTTGCCCAGGGTTTTGCCCAGGGTTTTGCCCAGGGTTTTGCCCAGGCCCCTGCTGTTCCCCTGGGTTCCTGTCcactgacactcacacacagtttatTTGTACCCTAAGTTCAGTTAAGACAGTCAGGTCTGTCTGTTGAACCCACTTCATTAAcaattatttaataaattattctctgacaAAGCTTGATCTACCAAATGATGTGTACACAGTTTCGCCACACAGTTTTGCTGTTCCATTACTCAGGAGCTTAGCACTCATTTACAACTATTTTCCACTCATATGAACATTTCAAGCAGAGACAGGCGCAGCTTGAATTCATAAAGCCAATGTTTCATTCTGGATCTGTCCAGACCCATAATACAAGGGCAGACGTAATCACAAAGCTCATGATGATTGTCTGTGGCTtctgcattctgcttaattAGTGAAATATTGCACAGGAAAGTTGTAATTGGGGATAAATGGAATCAGCTTTTACCACTGTCTTCTTTCATTGCTCCACTTGTTTAAAGAGTGTATACAAGGTTGGGCTTCTTGCCAGACATCACTGATGAAGATTTATTACAGTGTGCTCTTTCCTATTTTCCTTTCGATTATCATTCTATTCACCTTTCTAACAGATTACATCTATGTCATAAGTGACTGAGAAGCAGGTCAGAGTTaaaggggaaagagagagagagagagagagagagagagagagagacagacagacagagagagagaataagagagggagagagagagaaaccaagCCCTTTTAGATACACTCTAATTACCATTGTCATCCATCCTTTAAGCTAAACTCACCAGCTGCCTCTTACAGTTGAAGAGAACGGTCCATTTGTTTTTTCTAGAAAATAACTTTTCAAAGACTTTCACTGACTTCCTGTGCTTTGCTGTGCTGTGGTCATGTAAGGTGCAAAATGAATCTCGCAAGGTGTTAGGTCTCTAAGTGAAATTCAAGACAAGATCAATGTCTAGTATGGAGCCTTGAGGCACaaatggagaaatatgctgcacGTTTATGAAGCGTTGATGAGGTACCACGTTCTGCAGAGATGCATCTTGAAGCCAAGCTCTTATTCCTTATACAAGTCTGCAATTCTACTTAGCTCTGAAGAACATCCTTATTGCAATAGCTAATTGACCAGAAATACACTCTGACTTACATGATTACTGTCTTGAGGGCTGACCCAGACTCAAGTAAGGTAAAGGTTCTAAATTCAGCTGTTTGTAGATGATGAAGATGTGTGCATTGTTCAGAATGGCAAATTAACAGACAGACCATCTGTGCTCTTGGAGTCAGACAGTAGAGCTCAGTGGTAATTTGTAATTGGAACTGTTTTTCAATGATTTAGCTTCTGTGTATTTGATAAATTCTGCATGTGATAAGATGGATGTGATTTAAGCTGCACACAGACAGTAAGATGAAATGGTTAAATCAGTCTtgctttgttatttttattttatctgTTATTGAAGTTTGACAATACATTTGCATGTGACTGCATTTTAAAAATAGGTCATATGGAACTGAAAATATTTGATTGGAAGGGATTTTTTTTTGCAGTCTCAAACATTAGACGCTTAATTACACACGTATCAGAATAGCAATAGTAAAGATTCAGAACATTAGAGTAATGCCCAGAATCTATCCATGGCACCAAGTCACTTACTGAATAGTTTAAAAGGCTTTTATCTTTAAACTCCATCCTAAAAGACCCAGTATTAACATGACTTTGAGCTGATTTGCAAGTTTTCAGTTACTATTCTGATTCAACGGGACGGCACGTTTAGAAAGTTTGCACGTTTTTTCCGTGCAGTAGAATGTTTAAACAAAATAGAGCCGGAGTCGGCGCACGTAACAGGATCAAAAGAACAGTTGCTCCCTGAGACCTTTGATGTTCTCATGGGAGAAGCGACACATTAGACACTAGAAACGCTCTACGTACCTTCGCTTCCGCACTGTTTGCCATTGTTCGAGCCCATTCTGGAGGACGCATGGTTTATCCGCAAAGCGCTGGGACGCACATGATGCCTTCAGTGTGTTCAAACTGGACCAAATGCACGAAGACCATCAACAAACGCACAACACTTCCAACTCCAACGTTGTGATGAGCAAAACGACAAGGTGTGTAACGTTGCGCACAGTGGTCCAGTCCCAAATCGGAAGCATCATGTTCCGTTAAAACAGGCAAAGTTTTAAATCAGGAAACGGCGATTTGTCCGGACGGATCTGTGGCGACTGCAAGGATGCGTTCATTCAGGAGCGTGATGTGCGCTCGGTGTGAAGAGGACGTGTAGTTCACTTTCTCTCTTTGACAATCTAGAAGAGGGATGTAGGGGCAGAACCCCAGGGTATTTAAAGAGACCGCTAACTCCTAAAGAGTCGCGTTAAAACTTCAATATCATTCACCTGGTATGAATAGCAAGAAAACATTTAATTGAAAACCCGTTCACAGTATTTAAGATTTCAAACGTGCAAACGGACAAATAAAAAGTAATCTAATATAATAACAAACATACAGAGcgtgcatgcacatacacacataaacgtTTAAATATGTTCAATAATGAATTTCTGCATAAACAACTAAGACAAAGTGTTCTACTAAAACGATTTCATACGCACATATACTTTTTAAACTATTATTCCACTGGGGCCACAGAACACGATTACTGCCGTATAGGAAATCAATAGGTGCAATAACAACAAGTGTTAGAAAGGCATTAGTAATGCAATGCTTTCATAAGAGTAGACTTAGTGGTCATTTAAAATACACCACAAATGGATGAGACTTCAGTCTGTGGATGCTGTTTGGATAACCAGTGGACGTTTGTTTACTGAATAACCACTGAAATGAATCAGTTGTATGTTTGCATGTAAATTGtatgtatgtaaatatgtatatatatatatgtgtgtgtgtgtatataatataaaacCCCGGGTCTATTAACAAGTTACTTGCTGTAGTCTTATCGTCTGGTCCATTGTAAGTCTCTGAGACTTCCTGTCCAGAATAAAGTGACCAGGCTCTATGAGCGGAAATTTTATTGTGATGTGAACCTCAAAACAGGAATCATGCAGAGCAAGCAAGGACACTGTGTGTTTGGAACAGGACTACTGCCTTAGCGTTCACATCAATCATTCTCTCTGCTTTGGCTGGCACTGGGAAACGGACAAGGGGCCTCCTGGGATTAAGTGATGACAGTGATTCTATGGTCCTGAGAGTATTTTTTAAACCTTCTAAACAAAGAATAAACACTCCTACTGAATAGATCATTATATTGTGACAGATGTATGCTTATTTAATGTTCCACACTATCACTTATCACAATCTTAGCATCCCTCTGAAGCAGCCTGAGAAAACATTTGCAGTGGTAACTATTTTTATGGCTCTTTATTGTCAATAATCTTAAGTAACAAGGAATACACTGTATAATGACCAAACCACATCAGTGCTGAATTAATATCTCTTTATAAATGCTTCTGCAAAAGCAGATGTAATTATTCAGTGCAGATCTGAATTTGGTGTGGGTAGCACGTCTAATGTCTGAACAGCCATTTTTGTGGGAGTGGGTTTGAGAAAATGCTAGCTAAAGCATTTTTTTTCCTTGTTTATTTGAAAGGCATGGTACCAATCAGTGGCGTGCTGGCTGTCTGAAGCAGGGTCAAATGCCAAAAGCCCCAGAAATCCTTAACATGCAAACATCTCGCCTCAGTGGTAAGCAACCCGACTGTTATCTACTTCCTCTTTAGGTCCTGTTTAACAGATACAGCGGTTTTAacagacaaaacaacaaaatgaaTAACTGATTGGGCCAACTTTAGAACTGTCTTAACTGAACTGAGGGTACAAATGAAGTTCAAACCCACGATTAATGGAATACTGTATAAGCAATCATTGTGATAGAACAGATACAGCAGCTGTTGTTGAGCAGAAGCAATGCTGTTTAGACAAAATGCTGTTTAGATAATTGTTTACAACAAATGTTTAGAGGTATGATGCCATTAAGATTAAAAAACTGAGGCTTTAAATCCCTGGACTGAATTTTGAATATATGACTGCATCTTTGGTTCAAAAATGATAACTTTATTAATTGTATAATGTTTACAAGCATTAGCTTTTCTACTATTACAAAATGACAAAGAATATTTAATAGAACCTCTCAGAAATGCCTTATACGTCTCCAACATTCTAGATCAGCTCAGGCGAAAAGCTACTAGCCATCTGGTGTGAACAGACTCCGACAGGCACAGTGGGGGAAGGGTTAGCAACCGCATCTGTATTAGCACCATCAGACACAGGCCCGGCTGCTCCAAACACCACACGGTGTGTAGGTGAAGAGTTGAGGCAGTGCTGCTCCATGGTCTCGGGGGAGGACGGGGCGAGGCGCAGGACGTGCGAGTCACTCTTCACCCGACTGCAATGAGGTGAAGAGCaggtgtggagatgtggagatggaGGTAAGCTCTCACTGTTAACAGCAGAGTTGTGCTCAGAGAGACGGGTTGGCAGACATCTCATCCTGGCCACCCTCTTGCGAATGGCTCTTATGGTTATGGGGATGGACATGCATCTGGAAAGACAAGCCCAAGAACTCCTCTTGTATGTTAGGGATGTTTTTCCTATCTAGATCTTAAACTAGGTACAGTTTTAGTTTATACTCCGGTACATGGAATCAATTGTAGAATAACAATTTTAAATCTGTTTATAATGATTGGCTAAATGGTAAACTGTACCGCGTGAGGACTTTGGAGATGTAGTCATCTAAAGAGTGATCCATTCCACCTGGCAGTAAGAGCCTGCAGCACACCTGTCGGGAATCCACCACGGAAACCAGCACTGCACACCAGGGATTAGATGGAATTAAGGATGAGAAGAGCCAGAATATAAAGGTGAGAATATTGAATGAGAACAGAGTTTGTAGTGTGTAAAACATGGCATCTTAGCAGAGGGCACACGAGTTATAGCTGATCTGCAAGCACATACAAACAGCCAGAGTGTCTCTGTCCAGGACGCTGAAGGTGACTGAAAAACTGCAGTCGGACTCTGGGAGGACTTCACAGGATAGGCCATGCACGTGCCCTGCCAAAACGCACCGCAGAACGCATACAGGCATCCCGACGTGCATATTAAATGTTCCAACTTCTTAAGAGCCAGCTACACGCAGGACATGTGTTTTACCTAGCTGGTGTTTATGGCTGCTGATACAACTTGCCAATAAGACGTTAATGGCTGACTGATGGCGGAGGAGCTCCAATAAGATGGGTACGTGGGCGGGATGGGTGAAGGACACCGTGTGAATTAGAGCCCCCCTCCAGGACTCACACTCCCATGCAGCACCACAGAACACATAGCTGTGAATCTCATCATCCGGAAGAGACTGAGAAAACCATAATAAACAGCAACTGCAGAATCAAAATTGGGGGGGCTCAAAATGAGTATTAGGCATGTTTTGCAGTTAGACGTGACACACCAAGTTAGACTGCTTAGTTGTATGTACAAATGACTGCTGACCAAATCTCAAAGGTTTTATGAAGACACTTGTATAGACAAATTTATAAAAACAGTTATGAATACATCGTTGAACTGGCAATATTATCTTTACATGAGAGAAGTGTGCAAGTTTAAAGATGAGATCAAGTTTCAGACCATCAGGAAACAAGCATCCTTTGCACCATGTGAGCTCTCATTGTTCTTCTTCTCTAAACAGTCTGAGTCCAGCAGGTGGAACAGGGGCACCCCCTGCAGGGAGCCCTCTAGTGGAAGCTCTGGAAAACATCAGCGAGGCTCAGGGTAAGCACTCTGAATGACCGCTTCAAGAACTCACCAAAAATACCCTGCACTTTAAGATTTAGACATAGAATGTTGTGatgcatatttatataattttttttccagACTACTGTTCAGTCGCTCAGTGCAGACGGATCTCCTAGGATACATGAATGCAGTCTGGACCTGTGATTTGGCTCATCTTGCGGCTCAGGGAGCCGAGCGTGGGCAGTGGTGGCTGGAGCCGGAGGAGGAAGGACGCCGGCAGGGACTCTGTGCACACTTCAGACCTGAACACAGGGAGCCTGCAAAATACACACATCTCCATTCACACTGCACTGCTGCTGGCTGAGAAAAAATAATCCAGAGTTCAGCCCTGTCATTGTGTGATGCAACTCCCATGAATTCTGACTTAATAGTGATTAATACAGCAACCAGGGACCACGTTAGAGGATTCAGCTGCCCACCCCAGGGAGTCAACTTGAGGGGGAGTGGGAATCACAGAGTCCATCTGCAACCTGTGTGTAGTAGTACTGGCACCCACTGCTACCTCAGCAACCTGGCCAAGGGTGCCTTCACCTAGCAGGGGACAAGTGAATTTGGATAGAGAAAGCTTTTAACCCTAGAAATATAATAAAAATCAACAATTAATACATGTGCGGTACTTCATGATTTCCAGTCCAGTTTTAGGTTTACTGCTGTCGAATAAATTTACTTGTAGGTATCAGCTGAAGTGTAACATGACAACGCTGAACACCTCATTACAGCTACTGAGATGCAGAAGACAGTCTTCACCTACCAGGATGGATCACCTCCTTCATCAGGATGTCTGAGGGGCTAATGTAGTACTGGATGCTCATTGGACTTCCTAATGGGGAAGGAGTAATGCTAGATTCCAATAGTGGAGATCATctcaatcaacacaatccaaccATCTCCCTGAAAAAATACCTCCTCTGGAAGGCATGATGCTTCCAAGTCTGCCATTCAGAACGATGTCAACATGCACGTCCCTCTCAATCAAGCATCTACAATTTAAAGAAAAAGTTGATTTTTCCTCCACCCTTTTTCTTTGACAAGAATTT is a window from the Brachyhypopomus gauderio isolate BG-103 chromosome 13, BGAUD_0.2, whole genome shotgun sequence genome containing:
- the med1l gene encoding mediator of RNA polymerase II transcription subunit 1-like, with the protein product MAEMEPKTSVVSNTYISELKSKYSEKPWSETLQLVRRCMDKSRTDGKPCEPIIRCLQTLRNEQNVTSVNAMVTRLEMIANQRGLGSHLSPTETVCYLTADLFYLEVLLLPGGGVEDVKVAQHGEAPESNVSLLQLLRMKKFEEFSQMLNDLASLYNIPGNNDTKVKVYTALQHLEKDLVKISNLPRCLIERDVHVDIVLNGRLGSIMPSRGGSPMSIQYYISPSDILMKEVIHPGEGTLGQVAEVAVGASTTTHRLQMDSVIPTPPQVDSLGLPVFRSEVCTESLPASFLLRLQPPLPTLGSLSRKMSQITELPLEGSLQGVPLFHLLDSDCLEKKNNESSHGAKDACFLMSLPDDEIHSYVFCGAAWECESWRGALIHTVSFTHPAHVPILLELLRHQSAINVLLASCISSHKHQLGHVHGLSCEVLPESDCSFSVTFSVLDRDTLAVLLVSVVDSRQVCCRLLLPGGMDHSLDDYISKVLTRCMSIPITIRAIRKRVARMRCLPTRLSEHNSAVNSESLPPSPHLHTCSSPHCSRVKSDSHVLRLAPSSPETMEQHCLNSSPTHRVVFGAAGPVSDGANTDAVANPSPTVPVGVCSHQMASSFSPELI